From Dermochelys coriacea isolate rDerCor1 chromosome 15, rDerCor1.pri.v4, whole genome shotgun sequence, a single genomic window includes:
- the SLC7A4 gene encoding cationic amino acid transporter 4, whose amino-acid sequence MAGLLPRSADLTRFCQKLNRVKTLEDDMMETTFNRCLSTIDLTLLGIGGMLGSGLYVLTGTVAKEISGPAVIVSFIIAGFASLLAALCYAEFGARVPKTGSAYMFTYVSMGEIWAFLIGWNVLLEYMIGGTAVARAWSGYLDSIFSHKIKNFTETHIGTWQVPFLAHYPDFLAAGILLIATAFISFGAKVSSWLNHVFSAISLGVILFILVMGFILAEPKNWSAQEGGFAPYGLSGIMAGTATCFYAFVGFDVIAASSEETRNPQKAVPRAIAISLGLATGAYILVSVVLTLMVPWHTLDPDAALADAFYRRGYSWAGFIVAAGSICAMNTVLLSNLFSLPRIVYAMAEDGLFFQVFSRVHPRTQVPVIGIVMFGVLMALMALIFDLEALVQFLSIGTLLAYTFVAASIVVLRFQQEKSAAPPQPARSQPSPGPNEGAGPSELKEYESFSDKLQLVGTDKAKVHREPGKLKAAFEPYLEFLSDFHPGEVVTIAVVTLMVSAVCLCSILVFGNTHLHLPTWSYSLLLLLFSLGFLLSVLLIWVHEQQQSTQTFQIPLVPFTPALSILLNIYLMLKLSYMTWLRFSIWLILGLLVYFGYGIWHSKENLRELTSCNVSARYVVFPSSSLEETVQAVQPNPQPSTGLPDMVTEEAKR is encoded by the exons ATGGCGGGCCTGCTGCCTCGCTCTGCGGACCTAACCCGCTTCTGCCAGAAACTCAACCGGGTGAAAACTCTGGAGGATGACATGATGGAGACGACCTTCAACAGATGCCTCTCCACCATTGACCTGACGCTGCTGGGCATAGGGGGCATGCTTGGCTCTGGCCTGTATGTCCTCACGGGCACAGTAGCCAAGGAGATCTCTGGCCCTGCTGTCATCGTCTCTTTCATCATAGCTGGCTttgcctctctgctggctgctctctGTTATGCCGAGTTCGGTGCCCGGGTGCCTAAGACAGGCTCCGCGTACATGTTCACCTACGTCTCCATGGGTGAGATCTGGGCCTTCCTGATTGGCTGGAATGTGCTCCTGGAATATATGATCGGGGGCACTGCAGTGGCAAGGGCATGGAGTGGCTACCTGGATTCCATATTTagtcataaaataaaaaatttcacCGAGACCCACATTGGTACATGGCAGGTGCCGTTCCTGGCACATTACCCAGATTTCCTGGCAGCAGGCATCCTGCTGATAGCCACAGCGTTCATCTCCTTTGGGGCCAAAGTGTCCTCCTGGCTTAACCATGTGTTCTCTGCCATCAGCTTGGGTGTGATCCTCTTCATCCTCGTTATGGGATTCATTCTCGCAGAGCCCAAGAACTGGAGTGCCCAGGAAGGCGGCTTTGCTCCGTATGGACTGTCGGGCATCATGGCAGGCACGGCCACCTGCTTCTATGCCTTTGTAGGCTTTGATGTCATAGCAGCCTCCAGTGAAGAAACCAGAAACCCTCAGAAGGCTGTTCCCAGAGCAATAGCCATCTCCTTGGGCCTGGCCACGGGGGCCTATATACTGGTGTCCGTGGTGCTGACACTAATGGTGCCCTGGCACACTCTGGATCCTGACGCTGCCCTGGCAGatgcattttacagaaggggtTACTCATGGGCAGGGTTTATAGTAGCTGCTGGTTCCATTTGTG cgatgAACACGGTTCTGCTGAGcaacctcttctccctccccagaaTTGTTTACGCCATGGCGGAAGATGGGCTGTTTTTCCAGGTATTCTCCAGAGTGCACCCCCGCACACAGGTGCCCGTGATCGGGATTGTGATGTTTGGGGTGCTCATGGCTCTGATGGCCCTCATCTTTGACCTGGAGGCCCTGGTGCAGTTCCTGTCCATTGGCACTCTGCTGGCTTACACCTTCGTGGCAGCCAGCATTGTTGTGCTGCGCTTTCAGCAGGAGAAGTCGGCAGCTCCCCCTCAGCCTGCCAGGAGCCAGCCCAGTCCTGGGCCCAATGAAGGGGCTGGCCCCAGCGAGCTAAAGGAATATGAATCCTTTTCGGACAAACTGCAGCTGGTGGGCACAGACAAAGCCAAAGTGCACCGGGAGCCAGGGAAGCTGAAGGCAGCTTTTGAGCCCTACCTGGAGTTCCTCAGCGACTTCCACCCTGGGGAGGTGGTCACCATTGCTGTGGTTACCTTGATGGTGTCTGCCGTATGCCTGTGCTCCATCTTGGTATTTGGCAACACCCATCTTCATCTACCCACCTGGAGCtactccctgctgctgctgctcttcagccTGGGATTTCTACTCAGCGTGCTTCTCATTTGGGTCCATGAGCAACAGCAGAGCACCCAGACCTTTCAG ATACCACTTGTGCCATTCACTCCTGCGCTGAGTATTCTCCTGAACATCTATCTCATGCTGAAGCTGAGCTACATGACATGGCTTCGATTCTCCATCTGGTTGATCCTAG GCCTCCTGGTGTATTTTGGTTACGGCATCTGGCACAGCAAAGAGAACCTGCGTGAGCTCACGTCCTGCAATGTGAGCGCCCGCTACGTGGTGTTCCctagcagcagcctggaggagaCGGTGCAGGCGGTTcagcccaacccccagccttCGACGGGCCTGCCAGACATGGTGACTGAGGAAGCCAAGCGATGA